Proteins encoded together in one Actinomycetota bacterium window:
- a CDS encoding dihydroorotate dehydrogenase: MPKPPDLSIDLAGIRLRSPVVTASGCFASGKEASEFIDLKKIGAVVVKSMTMEPWPGKPTPRMAETPSGMLNAIGLQNYGVEHFLAVDLPWLNRVGVPVIASIAGNTVQEYIYVAERLRGAPGVVAVEVNISCPNLEDRNNMFSHDPKATASVMASVRRALEVPLFAKLSPNVTSLPDIAGAALDNGAQGISLINTVMGMAIDIHTGRPKLAGVVGGLSGPAIRPIAVRSVFDVFRAFPHVPIIGMGGIMSSDDALEFILAGATAVAIGTANFIDPRSTMKVNDGILQYMKEKGVNNLASIRGRVKVEG, encoded by the coding sequence ATGCCGAAACCGCCCGACCTTTCGATCGACCTCGCGGGCATCCGCCTGCGGTCCCCGGTCGTCACCGCCTCAGGGTGTTTTGCGTCCGGCAAGGAGGCCTCCGAGTTCATCGACCTGAAGAAGATCGGCGCTGTGGTGGTCAAGTCGATGACCATGGAGCCGTGGCCGGGCAAACCCACACCCCGGATGGCCGAGACTCCCTCAGGCATGTTGAACGCCATCGGCCTGCAGAACTACGGAGTGGAGCACTTCCTGGCGGTCGACCTTCCGTGGTTGAACCGCGTCGGGGTCCCGGTAATCGCCAGCATTGCCGGAAACACGGTGCAGGAGTACATCTACGTGGCCGAACGGCTGCGCGGCGCCCCCGGCGTTGTCGCGGTGGAGGTCAACATCTCGTGCCCCAACCTCGAGGACCGCAACAACATGTTCAGCCACGACCCCAAAGCCACCGCGTCGGTGATGGCCTCGGTCCGGCGGGCGCTCGAGGTGCCGCTGTTCGCCAAACTTTCCCCCAACGTCACCAGCCTTCCCGACATCGCCGGGGCGGCCCTGGACAACGGCGCCCAGGGCATCAGCCTGATCAACACGGTGATGGGAATGGCCATCGACATTCACACCGGGCGCCCGAAGCTCGCCGGGGTGGTCGGAGGGTTGTCCGGGCCCGCCATCCGGCCGATCGCCGTGCGCAGCGTTTTCGACGTCTTCCGGGCCTTCCCCCACGTCCCGATCATCGGTATGGGCGGCATCATGAGCAGCGACGACGCACTGGAGTTCATCCTGGCCGGGGCGACCGCAGTGGCGATCGGAACCGCCAACTTCATCGACCCGCGATCCACCATGAAGGTCAACGACGGCATCCTGCAGTACATGAAGGAGAAGGGCGTCAACAACCTGGCATCGATTCGGGGCCGGGTGAAGGTGGAGGGTTGA
- a CDS encoding dihydroorotate dehydrogenase electron transfer subunit — MIQQTAQILSYKKLRDDYFLLTIVAPEIAEVAKPGQFVNIRPPADRQFILRRPFSIYKVNRRGEWAATIEVVFDIRGGGTAALASLRAHDMIDIVGPIGRPFAIPKNRNSCLLVGGGIGAVPLFYLAEELKGAGKRVDVLWGAQTASKLLNPIDAKRFGAQAVFTTEDGSEGVQGRVTDVMDDLLEKCNTEVIYACGPNGMLEAVTRIGQKHRIPVQVAMEALMGCGYGICMTCVQPVWNKSRDQIVHVRTCVDGPVFNGARIAWDAFASDPSVRVAPVGN; from the coding sequence ACGATCGTGGCCCCCGAGATCGCAGAGGTGGCCAAGCCCGGCCAGTTCGTGAACATCCGCCCGCCGGCCGACCGGCAGTTCATCCTGCGCCGCCCGTTCTCCATATACAAGGTCAACCGCCGGGGTGAGTGGGCCGCCACCATCGAGGTGGTCTTCGACATCCGCGGCGGCGGCACCGCGGCCCTGGCCTCGCTGCGGGCGCACGACATGATCGACATCGTCGGCCCCATCGGCCGGCCCTTCGCCATCCCGAAGAACCGCAACTCCTGCCTGCTGGTAGGCGGCGGCATCGGCGCGGTCCCGCTGTTCTACCTGGCGGAGGAGCTGAAGGGCGCCGGCAAGCGGGTCGACGTGCTGTGGGGCGCCCAGACCGCAAGCAAGTTGCTGAACCCGATCGACGCAAAGCGCTTCGGCGCCCAGGCCGTGTTCACCACCGAGGACGGCAGCGAAGGCGTCCAGGGCCGGGTAACCGACGTCATGGACGATCTTCTGGAGAAGTGCAACACCGAGGTCATCTACGCCTGCGGCCCCAACGGCATGCTGGAGGCGGTCACGCGTATCGGCCAGAAGCACCGGATCCCGGTGCAGGTGGCGATGGAGGCCCTGATGGGTTGCGGCTACGGCATCTGCATGACCTGCGTGCAGCCGGTGTGGAACAAGAGCCGGGACCAGATCGTCCACGTGCGGACCTGCGTCGACGGTCCGGTTTTCAACGGCGCCCGCATCGCCTGGGACGCGTTCGCTTCAGACCCCAGCGTTCGTGTCGCCCCCGTCGGCAATTAA